In one window of Rhizobium oryzihabitans DNA:
- a CDS encoding DUF167 domain-containing protein, whose protein sequence is MSGLWQKHDGHVRLSVRLTPNGGRDAIDGVEQDADGNAHLKVRVSAVPEGGKANRALIVLLAKKLGLPKSTITVISGETARKKILRIDTNPEDFEKLFNRLTG, encoded by the coding sequence TTGAGTGGCCTCTGGCAAAAGCACGATGGTCATGTCCGCCTGTCGGTTCGCCTCACGCCGAACGGCGGGCGGGATGCGATTGACGGCGTGGAACAGGATGCCGACGGAAACGCGCATCTGAAAGTCCGCGTCAGCGCCGTGCCGGAAGGCGGCAAGGCGAACAGGGCCCTGATTGTTTTGCTGGCAAAAAAACTCGGCCTGCCCAAATCTACGATCACCGTCATTTCAGGCGAAACAGCGCGTAAAAAAATCCTCCGGATCGATACCAACCCGGAGGATTTCGAAAAGCTTTTTAATAGGCTGACAGGTTAA
- a CDS encoding YggT family protein, with protein sequence MLALFQTIDLALNLYTWVLIASAIFSWLYAFNVINSRNQFVNAIGSFLVNVTEPALRPIRRILPNLGGIDISPIILLLIIFFIRSFMWNTLYPMTV encoded by the coding sequence ATGCTTGCCCTGTTTCAGACCATCGATCTGGCCTTGAACCTCTATACGTGGGTGCTGATTGCCAGCGCCATTTTTTCCTGGCTTTACGCCTTCAACGTCATCAATTCCCGCAACCAGTTCGTGAATGCCATTGGGAGTTTCCTGGTCAATGTCACGGAACCGGCCCTGCGCCCCATCCGCCGCATTCTGCCCAATCTCGGCGGCATCGACATTTCGCCGATCATCCTGCTGCTGATCATCTTCTTCATCCGCTCCTTCATGTGGAACACGCTTTATCCGATGACCGTTTGA
- a CDS encoding MFS transporter, which translates to MSLPSAENRFGAFRHSSYRRFFSARFFSAFAIQIVSVSVGWQMYEVTGNAFYLGLIGLFQFLPSLLLILVTGTVADRHNRRRIMAICLVIAAGCAVALLGLTITHSFSPWPVFAILVVFGIERAFMGPAVQSLAPNLVPVEDLPNAIAWNSSSWQMASILGPVAGGLLYGLGASVAYSVAFVLFIVSATLAVTIRKPEQRGPAKAISLETMLAGFKFISQEKVVLGAISLDLFAVLLGGAVALMPIFAKEVLTLGPWGLGLLRAAPGIGAITVAVILAFRPIRHHAGLLMFVGVGFFGISTVVFGLSETAWVSIAALVVMGASDMVSVYVRETLIALWTPDEVRGRVNAVNMVFVGASNELGEFRAGTMAHVVGAVPAVVIGGAGTLAVAVIWALGFSKLRRIDNLDAPN; encoded by the coding sequence ATGTCCCTGCCTTCTGCCGAAAACCGCTTCGGTGCATTCCGGCACAGTTCCTATCGCCGTTTTTTCAGCGCCCGGTTTTTCTCGGCCTTCGCCATTCAGATCGTCAGCGTTTCCGTCGGCTGGCAGATGTATGAGGTCACCGGCAATGCATTTTATCTCGGTCTGATCGGTCTTTTCCAGTTTCTGCCGTCATTGCTTTTGATCCTCGTCACGGGAACAGTCGCCGACAGGCATAATCGCCGGCGTATCATGGCCATCTGCCTCGTGATCGCGGCCGGCTGCGCTGTGGCGCTGCTTGGCTTGACGATAACGCACAGCTTTTCGCCCTGGCCGGTCTTCGCCATTCTGGTTGTGTTCGGCATAGAGCGGGCATTCATGGGGCCGGCTGTGCAGTCGCTTGCACCCAATCTCGTGCCGGTCGAGGATTTGCCGAATGCCATTGCCTGGAATTCCTCGTCCTGGCAAATGGCATCCATTCTCGGCCCCGTTGCCGGCGGTCTGCTTTATGGGCTCGGCGCATCCGTTGCCTATAGCGTGGCCTTCGTGCTCTTCATCGTGTCCGCGACGCTCGCCGTGACGATCCGGAAGCCTGAGCAGCGCGGTCCGGCAAAAGCCATCAGCCTCGAGACCATGCTGGCAGGATTCAAATTCATCTCGCAGGAAAAAGTCGTTCTCGGCGCCATTTCGCTCGATCTTTTTGCCGTCCTGCTGGGCGGCGCTGTCGCTTTGATGCCGATTTTTGCCAAGGAAGTGCTGACACTCGGACCATGGGGTCTCGGGCTTCTGCGTGCGGCACCCGGTATCGGCGCAATTACAGTTGCGGTCATTTTGGCATTCAGGCCCATCCGCCACCATGCCGGTCTGCTGATGTTTGTTGGTGTCGGGTTTTTCGGTATTTCCACGGTAGTGTTCGGACTTTCCGAAACCGCATGGGTGTCGATTGCCGCATTGGTGGTGATGGGTGCATCGGACATGGTGTCCGTTTATGTGCGGGAAACGCTGATTGCACTCTGGACGCCGGATGAGGTGCGCGGGCGCGTGAATGCGGTGAACATGGTCTTCGTCGGAGCCTCCAACGAGCTGGGAGAATTCCGCGCCGGCACCATGGCGCATGTGGTTGGAGCCGTGCCCGCCGTCGTCATCGGCGGGGCGGGCACGCTTGCGGTCGCGGTCATCTGGGCGCTCGGCTTTTCAAAGCTGCGCAGGATCGACAATCTGGATGCGCCGAACTGA
- a CDS encoding glutamine amidotransferase translates to MLFDPSRQQGKQPSLLIVLHQERSTPGRVGQMLVEKGYRLDIRRPALGDDLPQTLEKHAGAIIFGGPMSANDSHDYVKAEIDWLKVPLKENKPFLGICLGAQMLSKHLGGKVEADREGKVEIGWYPLHATEHGRLLMPHWPKMVYHFHREGFELPRGAELLASGETYPNQAYRYGKNAWGLQFHAELTRAMMHSWVVRGAQRFGMPNAQVGSQHLEGRMLFDTPLRSWLGNFLDLVFEGKAQR, encoded by the coding sequence ATGCTGTTTGACCCTTCCAGGCAACAGGGAAAACAACCTTCACTGCTCATCGTCCTGCATCAGGAACGCTCCACGCCCGGCCGCGTCGGCCAGATGCTGGTGGAAAAGGGCTACAGGCTGGATATAAGGCGCCCCGCGCTCGGCGATGACCTGCCGCAAACGCTGGAGAAACATGCGGGCGCCATCATCTTCGGCGGCCCGATGAGCGCCAATGACTCGCATGATTATGTCAAAGCCGAAATTGACTGGCTGAAGGTGCCGCTGAAGGAAAACAAGCCCTTTCTCGGCATCTGTCTCGGCGCGCAGATGCTGTCCAAACATCTGGGCGGCAAGGTGGAGGCTGACAGGGAAGGCAAGGTGGAGATCGGCTGGTATCCGCTTCACGCCACCGAACACGGGCGGCTGCTGATGCCGCATTGGCCGAAGATGGTCTACCATTTTCACCGCGAGGGCTTCGAGCTTCCGCGAGGGGCCGAGCTGCTGGCGTCGGGCGAAACCTATCCCAATCAGGCTTATAGATACGGAAAGAACGCCTGGGGCCTGCAATTTCATGCCGAATTGACCCGCGCCATGATGCACAGCTGGGTGGTGCGCGGCGCGCAGCGTTTCGGCATGCCCAATGCACAGGTGGGCAGCCAGCATCTCGAAGGACGCATGTTGTTCGACACGCCGCTCCGTTCCTGGCTCGGCAATTTCCTTGATCTGGTTTTCGAAGGCAAGGCGCAGCGCTGA
- a CDS encoding TerB family tellurite resistance protein produces MFNQIQSFIQNLVGQHTDEFSPDDLRVAVAALCFQVMEADGTVSKSERDRLREILQDYYSLDAGKLDALLAAGQEAGKEAVDYYRFTTDIRRHLDEDQRVELIGILWDIVYADGERSEMEDHVIWRVADLLGVSVRDRVLQRQQAATRSGPAEESENEDDAV; encoded by the coding sequence ATGTTCAACCAAATCCAGTCGTTTATTCAGAACCTCGTTGGCCAGCACACGGATGAATTCAGCCCGGATGATCTGAGGGTGGCGGTCGCCGCCCTCTGCTTTCAGGTGATGGAAGCCGATGGCACCGTCTCGAAAAGCGAGCGTGACCGCCTTCGGGAAATCCTCCAGGACTATTACAGTCTCGACGCCGGCAAGCTGGACGCGCTTCTTGCCGCAGGCCAGGAGGCCGGCAAGGAAGCCGTCGACTATTACCGCTTCACCACCGATATCCGCCGCCATCTCGATGAAGATCAGCGTGTGGAGCTTATTGGCATCCTCTGGGATATTGTTTACGCTGACGGCGAACGAAGCGAAATGGAAGACCATGTGATCTGGCGTGTGGCCGATCTGCTCGGTGTTTCCGTGCGCGACAGGGTTCTGCAACGCCAGCAGGCCGCCACGAGGTCCGGGCCCGCTGAAGAAAGCGAAAACGAAGACGATGCTGTTTGA
- a CDS encoding heme biosynthesis protein HemY, producing the protein MTRILTFALIVLALGFGFSWLADRPGVLSIVWQGQLIEMSLMVAASIVAALVAAVMLVWWIVNAVWTSPNAARRYFRARKRDRGYQALSTGLIAAGAGNAILARKMTARTQGLLSADQEPLIHLLDAQADLIEGKYDEARRKFEAMARDPETRELGLRGLYIEARRQGAYEAAQQYAEDAAEKAPYLPWAAQATLENRCRNGQWDDAIRLLDQQKAAGVIERGEAERLKAVLLTAKAGEKLESDPVGAREDAKHALKLAKSLVPAALIAAKSYLREDNLRKAATVLEPVWKTDPHPQIAELYVRARSGDTAIDRLKRAERLESLKPNNIESLFAVAQAALDAKEFAKARAKAEAAARIEPRESIFLLMADIEEAETGDQGRVRYWMAQALRAPRDPAWVADNIVSEKWLPVSPVTGRLDAFEWKAPFGQLEGPVEDMTIDNAIAAAPARAEPAPATIVVPAAPEARVEPKPAPAEPIEVKPVVSAPKENRPVTIEAPEEADAADVKAEPVPFFGGAPDDPGVKKPGAETEPKTRLKLF; encoded by the coding sequence ATGACCAGAATTCTGACTTTCGCCCTTATCGTTCTGGCGCTCGGTTTCGGTTTTTCCTGGCTGGCGGACAGGCCCGGTGTCCTTTCCATCGTCTGGCAGGGCCAGTTGATCGAAATGAGCCTGATGGTCGCCGCCTCCATAGTTGCGGCACTGGTTGCCGCCGTGATGCTGGTCTGGTGGATCGTCAACGCCGTATGGACATCGCCGAACGCCGCCCGGCGCTATTTTCGTGCCCGCAAGCGCGACCGCGGTTATCAGGCGCTTTCCACCGGCCTCATCGCCGCCGGTGCCGGCAACGCCATTCTCGCCCGCAAGATGACGGCCCGCACGCAGGGGCTGCTCAGCGCCGATCAGGAGCCGCTGATCCATCTGCTGGATGCGCAGGCCGATCTCATCGAAGGCAAATATGACGAGGCGCGACGCAAATTCGAGGCTATGGCCCGCGATCCGGAAACCCGCGAACTTGGTCTTCGCGGCCTCTATATCGAGGCCCGCCGTCAGGGAGCCTATGAGGCGGCCCAGCAATATGCCGAGGACGCGGCGGAAAAAGCCCCTTACCTGCCATGGGCAGCGCAGGCGACGCTGGAAAACCGCTGCCGTAATGGACAATGGGACGACGCGATCCGCCTCCTCGACCAGCAGAAGGCGGCAGGCGTCATCGAACGCGGTGAGGCGGAACGGCTGAAAGCGGTGCTGCTGACGGCAAAGGCCGGCGAGAAGCTGGAAAGCGATCCGGTGGGTGCGCGCGAGGATGCAAAACATGCTCTCAAGCTCGCGAAAAGCCTTGTGCCGGCAGCGTTGATCGCGGCAAAATCCTATCTGCGCGAAGACAATCTGCGCAAGGCAGCAACGGTTCTGGAGCCGGTCTGGAAAACCGATCCGCATCCGCAGATCGCTGAGCTTTATGTGCGGGCGCGCAGCGGCGATACGGCCATTGACCGCCTGAAACGCGCCGAACGGCTTGAAAGCCTGAAGCCCAACAACATCGAATCCCTGTTTGCCGTGGCACAGGCTGCACTCGACGCCAAGGAATTTGCCAAGGCGCGAGCCAAGGCGGAGGCCGCCGCGCGGATCGAGCCACGCGAAAGCATCTTCCTGCTGATGGCCGATATCGAGGAGGCCGAAACCGGCGATCAGGGACGGGTCCGCTACTGGATGGCGCAGGCGCTGCGCGCACCGCGAGATCCGGCCTGGGTGGCCGATAACATCGTTTCGGAAAAATGGCTGCCCGTCTCGCCGGTCACCGGCCGCCTCGACGCCTTTGAATGGAAAGCGCCTTTCGGCCAGCTGGAAGGTCCCGTCGAAGACATGACAATCGACAATGCGATTGCCGCCGCACCAGCGAGGGCCGAACCAGCCCCCGCAACGATCGTTGTCCCGGCCGCGCCTGAGGCGCGTGTGGAGCCGAAACCCGCACCTGCCGAGCCGATTGAGGTCAAGCCGGTCGTATCGGCCCCCAAGGAGAACAGGCCGGTAACGATCGAGGCGCCGGAAGAAGCGGATGCAGCGGATGTGAAGGCGGAACCCGTGCCGTTTTTCGGCGGGGCGCCGGATGACCCGGGCGTCAAGAAGCCCGGCGCTGAAACCGAACCAAAGACCCGCTTGAAACTCTTCTGA
- a CDS encoding COG4223 family protein yields MVSGKPPRHSKSKAEPVTIDLDAKDVKAISADVDAAKTDDRTSEKAQATAAEPSVPDQKPSVAETANPAPVWDQPRKTPIEPEPNVHKAEPAADRPQGEKPTDKQTEAVSPTPVPPKTDAKPATGTIGTSAAAAASAKPATSASTSSASAASGSATATARPSTSAPSSGPARPSTTQQPERKQAATSGLIAAGIVGGLVALAAAGSMQYAGILPSFNAGKAGSDEIAALRTDLGSLRQQLANVPASTGDTSALEQRIATLESTKGEAPQVDALSEKIAALESTLQSERSAQASATADLTRRLTDAEAKINEPRDDIEVARAIASAGLKAAIDRGGPFLTELDTLSKVITDDPAIASLQSFAATGVPSRSELMQKFPDVANAMLSAINQPDPNQGVIERLTESAFSLVKVRPVGNIEGETPDAMIARMENKLRNGDLQGAALEWNGLPEAARTASADYKKSLDARIEVENLVGGTLNRAITSTGRQG; encoded by the coding sequence ATGGTATCGGGAAAGCCGCCACGCCACTCCAAGTCCAAAGCCGAACCGGTCACCATCGACCTGGACGCAAAAGACGTGAAAGCAATTTCCGCCGACGTGGACGCTGCCAAGACTGATGATAGGACCAGCGAGAAGGCACAGGCCACAGCTGCAGAACCAAGCGTTCCGGACCAGAAGCCCTCGGTAGCCGAAACGGCCAACCCTGCGCCGGTTTGGGACCAGCCGCGCAAGACCCCAATCGAGCCCGAGCCGAACGTCCACAAGGCAGAGCCCGCAGCCGACAGGCCGCAGGGAGAGAAGCCGACGGACAAACAGACAGAGGCCGTTTCGCCGACGCCTGTTCCGCCAAAAACCGATGCGAAACCCGCCACGGGCACCATCGGAACAAGCGCCGCTGCCGCAGCCAGCGCAAAGCCTGCGACTTCTGCTTCCACTTCATCGGCCTCTGCCGCATCCGGAAGCGCGACTGCCACTGCAAGACCCTCGACCAGCGCCCCGTCGTCGGGACCGGCCAGGCCCTCCACGACGCAGCAACCCGAGCGCAAACAGGCAGCAACCTCCGGCCTGATCGCGGCGGGCATCGTCGGCGGCCTCGTGGCCCTCGCAGCTGCCGGCAGCATGCAATATGCCGGCATCCTGCCCTCATTTAATGCGGGCAAGGCCGGAAGCGATGAGATCGCCGCATTGAGAACCGATCTGGGGAGCCTGCGTCAGCAGCTCGCCAATGTTCCGGCCAGCACCGGAGACACCTCGGCTCTGGAACAACGCATCGCCACCCTCGAGAGCACAAAGGGCGAGGCGCCACAGGTGGATGCGCTTTCGGAAAAAATAGCCGCGCTGGAATCCACGCTCCAGTCGGAGCGATCCGCACAGGCTTCAGCAACTGCGGACCTGACGCGTCGCCTTACTGACGCGGAAGCCAAGATCAACGAGCCGCGTGACGATATCGAAGTCGCCCGCGCCATCGCGTCTGCCGGGCTGAAGGCAGCGATCGATCGCGGCGGGCCGTTCCTGACCGAACTCGATACGCTCTCGAAAGTGATCACCGACGATCCCGCCATTGCATCGCTGCAATCCTTTGCTGCGACCGGTGTGCCGTCGCGCTCGGAACTGATGCAGAAGTTCCCTGATGTCGCCAATGCGATGCTGTCCGCCATCAACCAGCCTGATCCCAATCAGGGCGTCATTGAGCGCCTGACGGAAAGCGCCTTTTCGCTGGTGAAGGTGCGCCCGGTCGGAAATATCGAAGGCGAGACCCCCGACGCCATGATCGCGCGCATGGAAAACAAGCTGCGCAACGGTGATCTGCAGGGTGCGGCGCTTGAATGGAACGGGCTTCCGGAGGCCGCCAGGACAGCATCCGCCGACTATAAAAAGTCCCTCGATGCCCGCATCGAGGTTGAAAACCTGGTGGGAGGCACCTTGAACCGCGCCATCACCAGCACCGGTAGGCAGGGGTAA
- a CDS encoding uroporphyrinogen-III synthase, which yields MRIVVTRPHRSGEKTAAKLEALGHQPVLLPLFHPVHYGEHAIPALSDPLSAIAVTSAEALRSLETLRDRLAPHLSKPLFAVGEATAEAAEKIGFSNIFTASGDAAALAALVAEHRSLLKNEPLLYLAGTPRGAVFEDGLAAAGIPFRTVDCYEMQLSDISEDMLETALLKRAADVVLLYSSEAAKAFFRHASAEKYVAALASTQFVCISRNVLSLVPEIFRKNAAAAESANEAAMFELLHRNSGT from the coding sequence ATGCGGATCGTCGTCACCCGGCCGCATCGTTCGGGCGAAAAGACGGCCGCAAAGCTTGAAGCCCTCGGCCACCAGCCAGTGCTTCTTCCGCTGTTTCATCCCGTCCACTACGGCGAGCACGCCATCCCGGCGCTATCGGACCCGCTATCGGCTATCGCCGTCACCAGCGCCGAGGCCCTGCGGTCGCTGGAGACCCTGCGCGACCGACTTGCACCCCATCTGTCAAAACCGCTCTTCGCCGTCGGCGAGGCGACGGCGGAGGCGGCAGAAAAAATCGGCTTCAGCAATATCTTCACAGCCTCTGGCGATGCGGCGGCTCTCGCTGCGCTCGTCGCGGAGCATCGCTCCCTTCTGAAGAACGAGCCCCTGCTCTATCTCGCCGGCACGCCACGAGGCGCCGTCTTCGAGGATGGTCTTGCCGCCGCCGGGATCCCATTCCGGACAGTCGATTGTTACGAAATGCAGCTATCAGATATTTCAGAAGATATGCTCGAAACGGCGCTTCTGAAGAGAGCTGCCGATGTGGTGCTGCTCTATTCATCGGAAGCGGCAAAGGCATTTTTCCGTCACGCGTCTGCGGAAAAATATGTGGCGGCGCTGGCCTCTACACAATTCGTCTGCATCAGCCGCAATGTGCTTTCGCTGGTTCCGGAAATCTTCCGCAAGAACGCTGCCGCCGCCGAAAGCGCGAACGAGGCGGCGATGTTTGAACTTCTTCACCGCAACTCGGGAACCTAA
- the hemC gene encoding hydroxymethylbilane synthase, giving the protein MQTKPFRIGTRGSPLALAQAYETRDRLMAAHDLPEEMFEIVVLSTKGDRITDRALSEIGGKGLFTEELESQLLSGELDIAVHSSKDMPTVLPRGLHLSAFLPREDMRDAFIGRTAPKLLELPQGAVVGSASLRRQALIRRLRPDLNVIIFRGQVETRLRKLEEGQADATLLAFAGLKRLGMDSVPTEILDPKDFPPAPAQGAICVESRIGDTRMDDLLLSINDMPTYDAVTCERAFLAALDGSCRTPIAGYATCDSEELHFYGLILTPDGQTSHGVEISGARKDAEALGRKAGEDVRARAGSNFFDGWS; this is encoded by the coding sequence ATGCAAACAAAACCTTTCCGAATCGGCACGCGCGGCAGCCCTCTGGCGCTCGCACAGGCTTACGAGACGCGTGACCGGCTGATGGCGGCACATGATCTGCCGGAAGAGATGTTCGAAATCGTCGTGCTGTCCACCAAGGGTGACCGGATAACCGACCGCGCTCTGTCGGAGATCGGCGGCAAGGGCCTGTTTACGGAGGAACTGGAGAGCCAGCTTCTGTCCGGCGAGCTTGATATTGCCGTCCATTCCTCCAAGGACATGCCGACCGTTCTGCCCAGGGGCCTCCATCTTTCCGCCTTCCTGCCGCGCGAGGACATGCGCGACGCCTTCATCGGCCGCACCGCACCGAAACTTCTGGAACTGCCGCAGGGCGCCGTGGTCGGTTCGGCCTCCTTGCGCCGCCAGGCGCTGATCCGGCGATTGCGGCCGGACCTGAACGTCATCATCTTCCGCGGCCAGGTGGAAACCCGCCTGCGCAAACTGGAAGAAGGGCAGGCGGACGCCACGCTTCTCGCCTTTGCCGGCTTGAAGAGGCTGGGCATGGATAGCGTCCCGACGGAAATCCTCGACCCGAAGGATTTTCCGCCTGCCCCCGCGCAGGGCGCGATCTGCGTCGAGAGCCGTATCGGTGACACACGCATGGACGATTTGCTGTTATCCATCAATGACATGCCCACCTATGATGCCGTGACCTGCGAACGCGCCTTTCTGGCAGCCCTCGATGGCTCCTGTCGCACCCCGATTGCAGGCTACGCCACCTGTGACAGTGAGGAACTGCATTTCTACGGCCTGATCCTCACCCCGGATGGACAGACGAGCCACGGCGTCGAGATTTCCGGGGCCCGCAAGGATGCCGAAGCTTTGGGCCGCAAGGCCGGCGAAGACGTGCGCGCCCGGGCGGGCAGCAACTTTTTCGACGGCTGGAGCTGA
- the tsaD gene encoding tRNA (adenosine(37)-N6)-threonylcarbamoyltransferase complex transferase subunit TsaD: protein MTPFLRILGIETSCDETAASIVVRHADGHGEIVSDVVLSQLEEHSAYGGVVPEIAARAHVEALDTLVEEALEQAGVTLADVDAIAATSGPGLIGGLLVGLMTGKAIAMAADKPLYAINHLEGHALTARLTDGLSFPYLMLLVSGGHTQLVLVRGVGEYERWGTTIDDALGEAFDKTAKLLGLPYPGGPAVEKAAAKGNPDRFALPRPMVGEVRLDFSFSGLKTAVRQAATAIAPLSEQDIADICASFQKAVSRTLKDRIGRGLARFKEEFPHLETEPALVVAGGVAANQEIRQTLQALCDAHGFRFVAPPHRLCTDNAAMIAWAGLERMAEGKKADPLEIPPRSRWPLDGSAETLIGFGKRGAKA, encoded by the coding sequence ATGACCCCCTTTCTTCGTATCCTCGGCATAGAGACAAGCTGTGACGAAACCGCTGCATCCATTGTGGTTCGGCATGCGGACGGCCATGGCGAGATCGTCTCCGACGTCGTTTTGTCGCAGCTTGAGGAACACAGCGCCTATGGCGGCGTGGTGCCTGAAATCGCCGCCCGCGCCCATGTCGAGGCGCTGGACACGCTGGTGGAAGAAGCGCTGGAGCAGGCGGGTGTCACCCTTGCCGATGTCGACGCCATTGCGGCCACATCCGGTCCGGGCCTTATCGGCGGCCTGCTGGTGGGCCTGATGACGGGCAAGGCGATTGCCATGGCAGCAGACAAACCGCTTTACGCCATCAACCATCTGGAAGGCCATGCGCTGACGGCGCGTCTGACCGATGGTCTGTCTTTCCCCTATCTGATGCTGCTGGTGTCCGGCGGCCACACCCAGCTGGTGCTGGTGCGCGGCGTCGGTGAATACGAGCGCTGGGGCACCACCATCGATGATGCGCTGGGGGAGGCCTTCGACAAGACCGCGAAGCTTCTGGGGTTGCCCTATCCCGGCGGACCTGCCGTTGAAAAGGCAGCGGCGAAAGGCAATCCGGACCGTTTTGCGCTGCCGCGTCCGATGGTCGGTGAGGTGAGGCTCGATTTTTCCTTCTCCGGCCTCAAGACGGCGGTGCGGCAGGCGGCGACCGCCATTGCCCCGCTCTCTGAGCAGGATATTGCCGATATCTGCGCTTCCTTCCAGAAGGCGGTTTCACGCACCCTGAAAGACCGCATTGGCCGTGGCCTTGCGCGCTTTAAAGAGGAATTTCCGCATCTGGAGACGGAGCCTGCTCTGGTCGTGGCCGGCGGCGTCGCCGCCAATCAGGAAATCCGCCAGACGCTTCAGGCACTTTGCGATGCCCATGGCTTCCGTTTTGTCGCACCGCCGCACCGGCTCTGTACCGACAATGCCGCGATGATCGCCTGGGCGGGGCTGGAGCGGATGGCTGAGGGCAAAAAAGCCGATCCCCTTGAGATACCGCCGCGCTCGCGCTGGCCTCTCGATGGTAGTGCGGAGACATTGATCGGTTTCGGCAAAAGGGGAGCCAAGGCCTGA
- a CDS encoding NAD(P)H-dependent glycerol-3-phosphate dehydrogenase codes for MQREKIVVIGAGAFGTALAVVIALENRHDVTLLGRDASLMADLKVDRIHEAVLPGVDLPDALAFSVEPDVLADAGIVLFAMPSQAHADAARHYGPYLAKDCIIVTCAKGIDRVSGRLLTELLEAELPHHPIAVLSGPGFAADIARGLPTAMAIAAENAVIAERLATTISGRTFRLYASTDRIGVQLGGALKNVLAIAAGIVEGAGLGDSARAALISRGLAEMSRLVVAMGGKADTVRGLSGLGDLVLTATSHQSRNLRFGIALGRGEGKDMSGGLVEGAFAAAVAARLGEHHAVDMPVTEAVAAIIDGNLDVASAMQQLMTRPITTE; via the coding sequence ATGCAGCGGGAAAAAATCGTCGTCATCGGTGCTGGCGCCTTCGGAACCGCGCTCGCCGTCGTCATCGCGCTGGAGAACCGGCATGATGTGACCCTGCTCGGCCGCGATGCGTCCCTGATGGCTGATCTGAAGGTTGATCGTATTCACGAGGCTGTCCTGCCGGGTGTCGACCTCCCGGATGCGCTTGCGTTTTCCGTCGAGCCGGATGTCCTGGCCGATGCAGGCATTGTCCTATTCGCCATGCCCTCGCAGGCCCATGCGGATGCGGCCCGCCATTACGGTCCCTATCTGGCTAAAGATTGTATCATCGTTACCTGCGCCAAGGGCATAGACCGGGTTTCCGGGCGTCTGCTGACCGAGCTTCTGGAAGCAGAACTGCCGCATCATCCAATCGCCGTTCTCTCCGGTCCGGGTTTCGCCGCCGATATTGCACGCGGACTGCCGACCGCGATGGCGATCGCGGCGGAAAATGCTGTCATCGCCGAGCGGCTGGCGACCACGATTTCCGGCAGAACCTTCAGGCTTTATGCCTCCACCGATCGCATTGGTGTGCAGCTTGGCGGCGCGTTGAAGAATGTGCTCGCCATTGCCGCTGGTATCGTTGAAGGCGCGGGTCTCGGTGATTCCGCCCGGGCAGCGCTGATTTCGCGCGGTCTCGCCGAAATGTCGCGGCTGGTCGTCGCCATGGGCGGCAAGGCCGATACGGTCCGCGGTCTGTCCGGTCTCGGGGATCTCGTGCTGACAGCGACGAGCCACCAGTCGCGCAACCTGCGCTTCGGCATCGCGCTTGGCCGGGGTGAGGGCAAGGACATGTCCGGCGGGCTGGTGGAGGGCGCTTTTGCAGCAGCCGTTGCCGCCCGGCTTGGCGAGCATCACGCTGTCGACATGCCCGTCACCGAGGCGGTGGCGGCCATCATAGACGGTAATCTGGATGTGGCGAGCGCCATGCAACAATTGATGACACGGCCCATCACCACGGAATGA
- a CDS encoding YciI-like protein, translated as MLFAFICKDKPGHLNVRMDTRPAHLEHLNKLNAEGTLKIAGPFLDAEGKPNGSLVIVEAADIEAAKALADADPYAKAGLFESVDVKPYNWVFNNPGA; from the coding sequence ATGCTGTTTGCCTTTATCTGCAAGGACAAGCCCGGCCATCTGAACGTGCGCATGGACACGCGCCCGGCCCATCTGGAGCACCTGAACAAGCTGAATGCCGAGGGCACGCTGAAGATCGCCGGCCCGTTTCTGGACGCCGAAGGCAAGCCGAATGGCAGCCTCGTCATCGTGGAAGCTGCCGATATCGAGGCCGCGAAGGCGCTTGCCGATGCCGACCCCTACGCCAAGGCCGGCCTGTTCGAAAGCGTGGATGTGAAGCCCTATAACTGGGTCTTCAACAATCCGGGAGCGTGA